The DNA sequence AAAGCCGTCCACGATCTGCTGGAGACCTCGTACTTCGACGCCGGCTGATCCTGGACAGGCGAGGGCCGTTTTCCGTTCCTCCCACCTGCTTAGGTAAGGTGACCGGGACGAGAGACACGCCCGCCACTGCGGGCACTGCGAGGATTTAGGTAGCGGAATTCATGGGTTCAGTCATCAAGAAGCGGCGCAAGCGCATGTCGAAGAAGAAGCACCGCAAGCTGCTGCGTCGTACCCGGGTTCAGCGCAGAAAACTCGGTAAGTAGTCCGCTGCCGGGGCCGCGCAGCACGCGCCGGCCCGGTTCGTGCAAACCTGCCTGGCCGGCTTCGGCCCGATAGGCTGTGCTGATGGAGTCCGGCGGCAGCGACACCGAGATACTGCACTACCCCAAGGTTGTGCTGGTCACCGGTGCCTGCCGATTTCTGGGCGGGTATCTGACTGCCCGCCTGGTGCAGAACCCGATGATCAACAAGGTCATCGCCGTCGATGCCATCGCCCCGAGCAAGGATCTACTGCGCCGGATGGGCCGCGCCGAGTTCGTGCGCGCCGATATCCGGAACCCCTT is a window from the Mycolicibacterium anyangense genome containing:
- a CDS encoding 30S ribosomal protein bS22 is translated as MGSVIKKRRKRMSKKKHRKLLRRTRVQRRKLGK